The window CTAGCACAAGCTTCCAGTAATTTGGAGGAGCAATGGGAAAGCCTGGATGACCATTGCTCTAATGGAAAAATGTCTGAACGAATTTAACTATAGGATGAAGAAGCAAAATTGCAAAGTTATACTTTTTCTCGACAATGCCACTTGTCACTCACATGTGTTGCTTTCCAATGTCAAGCTAGCCTGGTTTCCACCTAACATAACCAGCTTTGTTCAACCTATGGACCAAGGAGTGATTTACACCTTTAAATCTCACTACAGGTGTTTACTGATGCAGTCACTGATCAAGAATTTTGATACAGCTGGCAAAATCTACTCCCTTGCATGCTCAGTTTCCATACTGGATGCTGTTAACTGGATCAGTTTGGCTGTGAAGCAAATCAAACCTCAAACAGTTGTAAAGTGTTTCACAAAAGCGGGATTTGCAGAAAATTATGACGTCGGCACACCTGAGGAAGTGAGTGAAAATGCTGCACTGATATCTACGCTGAGCCAACAACAGAATTTTGCATATAATATAGACAAATACATTTGCAGCAACGACCAGCTTGCTACTCACTACAGTTTCCAGTCTGCTGTACAGCTTCTGAAGATCCGCCGTACAGAGAATGAAGATGATGATCTGAGGGATGAAGAGCAGGAAGAGGAAGAAAGAGAAGGTCAGGAAAAAATACGCACTCATGAACAAGCTATTGAGTGTGTCGGGGACATTATGAAATTTGTTGTCAAGTGAAATTCACCGCGACTTCTTGAGCTACTGTACAGCGCTAAAGACTGCATTGAGAAAGACATGACATCAAGGAAGGTGACACAGGTTTCTTTGTCAGACATGTGGAAGAAGGAATAATTTGACAAATACAGTATTGTATGTAATGTGTTATATGTGCTGTATACTGTAGATTGTTTATTAaatgtggaataaggcagaaattgtgttatacagtatgtgttacagtatatgtatactgtagtttgtttattaaacatgtggaataaggTAGAAATTGTCCGGTTTTCATTGAGTATAGTACATAATATGTTGAGTGTGTTATAGTGCAGGCCTATGCGAGAGTAATAAAAACTTACCGTAAATCAAGATATTGTGTAACTGAGATTTGTGTTCCCAAAACTAGACTAATGGATCAGGGGTAAGTAATTTGTGAtccggaaacttgtctaattcagaAAATAAACTCGGACCCTTGCGATTccactttgagcaagttttactgtacatgattatgaatgagaagttcaaaatactcttatgaCTTGTTTGTAATAATAACACTAAGAgttcaattaccgggcgagttggccatgcggttaggagcatgcagctgtgagctcgcatccgggagatagtgggttcgaaccccactgtcgacagccctgaagatggttttccgtggtttcccattttcgcaccaggcaaatgctggagctgtaccttaattaaggccacggccgtttccttccattcctaggcctttcctgtcccatcgtcgccataagacctatctgtgtcgttgcgatgtaaagcaaatagcaaagagttCAATTTTGCTGGTAAAGTTTACCTGTCGACATCATTGTAATGCTTTGAAGGGAATACACTGAAATTTTATCATCTTCACTTTTATGTAGTATTCTgcgcccagctactcattcctgccacccagctgatgaaaatttctgtgGAAATGACTGACCCCACTACCTAGCATGCTGAAGGGgttctgttatttgctttacgtcccactaactacttttacggttttcggaggaaaGGGctctataataatgatgatgacgattgtaCTCTGCTGAAACATTGGATTTAATAAGCAGAGGATTGATAGAACAATTAGAGAAGAAGCAAAGGAAGATTCTAAGGCCTAGATATGTTAATGGACAACACAGACTGAGACCAAACAATTTACAAAAAAACTGAAGGAACTGTGAAATCCATGAGGAATAGACAAGTGCAGTTTACAAGGATGAACCACATGAAAGATCCTGATTCACTTTGAAGGGAAGAAAGTTGTCCTACGTGGCTCACTGAAACTAGTCTAGATTTGGAGAAAATGGGTAGCAAACAGGATGATATCCAGGAAAGAAACTGTTTCAGATGTATGATATCAGACTTCAATGGTTTCCAATAGGAAATGAGAAGGAAACCTCCAAAGGTGGTTTTCTCGGAAGGATGCAGGAAATTAATGAGTGACTGAATGAAGCAATATTGGCAGAACACCAATGCCAAGGGCAGAAGAACATGAATACTAATGCAATATACTGAAGTTATTACTCTGAGGTCCACAGTTACCGACATTGAATAGAATAAAAAAGGAGCTTTTGTAGGTTTGATATGCCAGCAGTGCAGCAGATAAATAGTATTAAAACAAATACGTTTATACATCAAGGGAGAATAAGTAGAATTGCTATATTAATTGCAATATCTCTAATGATACTAATGTGTATTGCAAAACAATAACTGCTAGACCAATACCTATAGATCCCCCTCTCATCAGCAATGCTTGATGTTTCAGCACGGTAACATCTACTGACGGCTGCAAGTTTTAAAGGTAAATCTTTAATAGGAAACTTAGTATTCATATGTAAACCTGCGAGTGCCATTTCTGATGTTCCAGAGAGACATACATCTGCATCATAAAGCTCTGGGTCTAACTCATAaacctgaaaaatgaaataatcatTATTATGAATGAATCAAGCAGCAGGACTATGTACAAATAATGTGGAATAAGACCACATATCCCAATCATCAATCTAACTTTTGTAACTTGTAGGCTAATGATAAAACCTTCCGGCAATATTTGTCATTACCTGAGTTCTCGGTCCTTTAGTATCCATTCCACAACTTTCAATAATTTCTCTGGGTAAAATATCGGGAACTGATACTAACTGAAAGCCTTTTTTCAACAAACTATTCAAAGAAAAATGTATGAGAGCTTGCTCCAGTTCAGATAATTCACCTAGGAGATAGTAACTTCTCTGACCTGTAAAATTTCCCAGATTTTCAGTACGAATTAATTTAAGACTTTTGGCAAGTTCATTAAATTCTTTAGGCTTGAAATTGAACTTCCTTTCATCATTCATAACTTTCAATATATAAGGATTTTCCCCATATGCTTTCAATGGAGAGTATGACATATTCGGTATCTTCCTTGCCTCATCATTTAACTCCTTCAGCATTATCGACTTTTCTTCCTCACTCAAAGTTTCGTTTTTCAACCGCATATAAAGCTCATGAACTTTGTTTATATTCCCCACACCTTTCCTATGAAGAATGTTGAATTCAATTTCATGTTTATTTTCTGGTTTGCAGAGGAATTCAAAATCCAGTTCAGCTTCGGGAAATACAATCTCACTGTCTGTAACACTTTTGGTATAAGTACTCGAAGCGAAAGTATTACCCGTTATCCATTTGGGAAACATAACCTTTCTCAGGCGTGAAGAACGTAAGATACAACTGCGTAAAACATAACCCATCTCGAGCAATAAAAGAGCAAATTGTTTTCCCGTAGCAAAAATGTATATAACAGTGATATGAtgtttaaataaacaaattatttcaatcgcTTCCTACATAGTATATCGGATTTACTATCAAACATACAATATCTAGAGCAAGAAAACATCACAGCTGATCGCAGCTGAAAACATTTCTTTCAAACTCGCGGCATTCGATCAGTTCCAATGTGACAAACCCTCTCCGTAAAATTTGACGATGAAAGTGTGGATATTAAATATCTTAAATAACAATGGATACATGTAGATATGAAATATATTTATAGTTGTAATATCATACCATATTTTACACATATTTCTTTCATAATCGTATATTTTGTGGAGAACGTTATATTTTTGTAATGTTAGTGGCAATGCAATCACGCCCTGACACAGCAACTGTTTT is drawn from Anabrus simplex isolate iqAnaSimp1 chromosome 1, ASM4041472v1, whole genome shotgun sequence and contains these coding sequences:
- the SerRS-m gene encoding serine--tRNA ligase, mitochondrial, with the translated sequence MGYVLRSCILRSSRLRKVMFPKWITGNTFASSTYTKSVTDSEIVFPEAELDFEFLCKPENKHEIEFNILHRKGVGNINKVHELYMRLKNETLSEEEKSIMLKELNDEARKIPNMSYSPLKAYGENPYILKVMNDERKFNFKPKEFNELAKSLKLIRTENLGNFTGQRSYYLLGELSELEQALIHFSLNSLLKKGFQLVSVPDILPREIIESCGMDTKGPRTQVYELDPELYDADVCLSGTSEMALAGLHMNTKFPIKDLPLKLAAVSRCYRAETSSIADERGIYRVHQFTKVEMFGVATQDQSADLLEEFREIQEQNFASLGLYIKTLDMPLCELGAPAYRKYDIEAWLPGRQMFGELSSCSNCTDYQSRRLNIKYQQKGSGDISLHAHTVNGTACAIPRMLIALFETHQQEDGTIVIPEILQPYMKGRTKISKQTGIPDMMFIKSKHWEKKQIKG